In Cicer arietinum cultivar CDC Frontier isolate Library 1 unplaced genomic scaffold, Cicar.CDCFrontier_v2.0 Ca_scaffold_5580_v2.0, whole genome shotgun sequence, a single genomic region encodes these proteins:
- the LOC113785150 gene encoding filament-like plant protein 7 — protein MKKSNQGWEITTASSKLAECQETIVNLGKQLKALASSSETALLDKVVSTNSYMVNPSQKKNLIKKRSSLRTHMLAEDDAKEEIHTSVQNEESKSIEDAQRPSLLQPETETALQTPLVMDNAPEIPMTSEKNDRSKATGYLSIVPRKKHSGFEFLRRLLSRQKKSKGTKLLGIA, from the coding sequence atgaaaaaatcaaatcagGGCTGGGAGATCACAACAGCTTCATCAAAGTTAGCAGAGTGCCAAGAAACAATTGTCAATCTTGGGAAACAACTCAAGGCACTTGCTTCATCTAGTGAAACAGCACTTCTTGATAAGGTTGTCTCCACAAATAGTTATATGGTTAATCCATCTCAGAAGAAGAACTTGATCAAAAAACGATCCTCGCTGCGCACCCATATGCTAGCTGAGGATGATGCTAAAGAAGAGATACATACGTCTGTCCAAAACGAAGAAAGCAAAAGTATTGAAGATGCACAGAGACCGTCCCTTCTTCAACCAGAAACAGAAACTGCTCTGCAAACTCCTCTCGTCATGGATAATGCACCAGAAATACCTATGACCTCAGAGAAAAATGATAGAAGCAAGGCCACAGGATATCTGTCAATTGTGCCGAGAAAAAAACACAGCGGCTTTGAATTTCTGAGGCGGCTGTTGTCAAGACAAAAGAAGAGTAAAGGAACTAAGCTATTAGGGATAGCATGA